A section of the Pseudovibrio sp. M1P-2-3 genome encodes:
- a CDS encoding OmpA family protein — protein sequence MIRALRVPSAAVLMLSLAACTTTNPYTGQSQISKTAGGAGIGAATGAVIGAIAGGSDKRVEGALIGAAAGGLVGGGIGNYMDRQEAQLRQQLQASGVSVRRAGNQIVLVMPNEITFGVDQVALSPRAMQVLTSVALVGKKFDRTRLNVVGHTDNTGSAQHNLELSQRRAQVVSAYLMNQGIAPQRLSSVGYGMTNPIASNNTAAGRAANRRVEIILTPMQ from the coding sequence ATGATAAGAGCGCTGCGCGTCCCTTCGGCCGCTGTTTTAATGCTATCGCTTGCAGCTTGCACAACGACGAACCCTTATACGGGTCAGTCCCAGATCTCCAAAACAGCCGGTGGTGCGGGTATTGGTGCGGCCACTGGTGCTGTTATTGGGGCAATTGCCGGTGGGTCTGACAAGCGTGTTGAAGGCGCTTTGATCGGCGCTGCCGCTGGTGGCCTTGTGGGCGGCGGTATCGGCAATTACATGGACCGTCAGGAAGCACAACTACGCCAGCAGTTGCAGGCCTCCGGCGTTTCCGTTCGCCGTGCCGGCAACCAGATTGTTCTGGTCATGCCCAATGAAATCACCTTCGGTGTGGATCAGGTGGCTCTCAGCCCACGCGCCATGCAGGTGCTCACCTCTGTTGCCTTGGTTGGTAAGAAGTTCGACCGTACTCGCTTGAACGTGGTCGGCCACACGGACAACACCGGTTCTGCCCAGCACAATCTGGAGCTTTCCCAGCGCCGCGCGCAAGTCGTCAGTGCTTACCTGATGAATCAGGGAATTGCACCGCAGCGCCTGTCGTCAGTTGGCTACGGTATGACAAACCCGATTGCCTCCAACAACACAGCAGCCGGACGTGCCGCAAACCGCCGCGTGGAAATCATCCTCACTCCTATGCAGTAG
- the ureG gene encoding urease accessory protein UreG: MSASFGPLRIGIGGPVGSGKTTLTEQLCKALRDDYSIAVVTNDIYTKEDAEALVRSQALSADRIVGVETGGCPHTAIREDASINLQAIDTLNQRFPDLDMVLIESGGDNLAATFSPDLADLSVYVISVCQGEEIPRKGGPAISRSDFLVINKSDLAPHVGADLDVMKRDAEQARSGKPFEFTDLKRGRGLNAVIDFILKTGGIARTA; this comes from the coding sequence ATGAGTGCATCATTCGGCCCCTTGCGCATTGGAATTGGCGGACCCGTTGGATCGGGTAAAACCACACTCACAGAGCAGCTTTGCAAAGCGTTGCGGGATGATTATTCCATCGCCGTGGTTACCAATGATATTTACACAAAAGAAGATGCCGAAGCGCTGGTGCGCTCTCAAGCACTCTCCGCTGATCGCATTGTAGGCGTGGAAACAGGTGGTTGCCCGCATACGGCGATCAGGGAAGACGCCAGCATCAATCTTCAAGCCATCGACACTTTGAACCAGCGGTTTCCCGATCTGGATATGGTCCTGATCGAATCTGGGGGCGATAATCTTGCCGCCACCTTTTCACCGGACCTAGCCGACCTCTCAGTCTATGTGATCTCGGTGTGTCAGGGAGAGGAAATTCCGCGCAAAGGCGGACCGGCTATCTCTCGCTCCGACTTCTTAGTGATCAATAAATCTGATCTAGCGCCGCATGTTGGTGCCGATCTTGATGTGATGAAGCGGGATGCAGAGCAGGCCCGCTCTGGAAAACCCTTCGAGTTTACAGACTTGAAGAGAGGCAGGGGGCTGAACGCCGTTATTGACTTCATCCTGAAAACCGGAGGGATAGCGCGCACCGCCTAA